The following proteins come from a genomic window of Trifolium pratense cultivar HEN17-A07 linkage group LG4, ARS_RC_1.1, whole genome shotgun sequence:
- the LOC123924677 gene encoding alcohol dehydrogenase-like 7 produces the protein MEDQLVKTSENQQKQPIRCKAAVCRKPGEPLIIEEIFVAPPMPREARIRIICTSLCHSDIIFWNMQGPPAIVPRILGHEAIGVVESVGEDVTELTKGDTVIPIFMADCEECIDCKSTKSNLCSKFPFEISPSMIRYDTSRFTDLNGEIIHHFLFVSSFSEYTVVDIANLLKIDPAVPPNRACLLSCGVSTGVGAAWKTANVEPGSTVAIFGLGCIGLAVAEGARLCGATRIIGVDIKPEKFEIGKKFGITDFVHAGECENKSVSQVIIEMTGGGADYCFECVGMASLVHEAYAACRKGWGKTIMLGVDKPGSKISINSNDVLFQGKTLMGSIFGGLKPKTDVPILFKRYMDKELNLDEFVTHEVKFKDINKAFDLLVKGECLRCVIWMDK, from the exons ATGGAAGATCAACTAGTAAAAACAAgtgaaaatcaacaaaaacaaccCATAAGATGTAAAG CTGCGGTTTGTCGCAAACCAGGTGAACCATTGATTATTGAAGAGATCTTTGTTGCTCCACCAATGCCACGTGAAGCTAGGATTCGTATTATATGCACCTCTCTATGTCATAGCGATATCATTTTTTGGAACATGCAg GGTCCTCCTGCAATTGTTCCAAGGATTCTGGGTCATGAGGCAATTGG GGTTGTGGAAAGTGTTGGAGAGGATGTAACAGAACTTACAAAAGGAGACACTGTTATTCCAATCTTCATGGCGGATTGTGAAGAGTGTATAGATTGCAAATCAACAAAGAGTAACCTTTGTTCAAAGTTTCCTTTCGAGATTTCACCTTCGATGATTAGATATGATACCAGTAGATTCACTGATCTAAACGGAGAGATCATACACCATTTCCTATTTGTCTCTAGCTTTAGTGAGTACACTGTGGTTGACATTGCCAATCTACTCAAGATTGATCCTGCAGTTCCTCCCAATAGGGCCTGCCTCCTCAGTTGTGGTGTATCAACAG GGGTAGGTGCTGCTTGGAAAACAGCAAATGTGGAGCCAGGGTCTACAGTAGCTATCTTTGGACTGGGATGTATTGGATTAGCA GTTGCTGAGGGAGCTAGACTTTGTGGAGCAACTAGGATTATTGGTGTGGATATCAAGccagaaaaatttgaaattg GAAAGAAGTTTGGAATCACAGACTTTGTGCATGCTGGAGAATGTGAAAACAAATCTGTGAGCCAGGTTATCATAGAGATGACTGGTGGGGGAGCAGATTATTGCTTTGAATGTGTTGGTATGGCATCATTGGTGCATGAAGCATATGCTGCATGTAGAAAG GGTTggggaaaaacaattatgttagGAGTGGACAAGCCAGGATCTAAGATTAGCATCAATAGTAATGATGTTCTTTTTCAAGGGAAGACTCTTATGGGATCCATATTTGGAGGACTCAAACCCAAAACTGATGTGCCAATTCTTTTTAAACGCTACATGGACAAG GAACTAAATTTGGATGAGTTTGTCACACATGAGGTGAAGTTTAAAGACATCAACAAAGCTTTTGATTTATTGGTTAAAGGAGAGTGTCTTAGATGTGTGATTTGGATGGACAAATGA
- the LOC123921781 gene encoding uncharacterized protein LOC123921781: MDSFTAEDLSTIGGIATVSILHSFIPTHWLPFSIVGRAQKWTLSRTLLVTAFGAILHVISTSLLGITAITMANTIAGEETVHKLASLLLVFLGGMYIILFLMGKGGHSHSHNQPMEKMAVAGLILVPALSPCATTLPVFLAVGNSSSMMVLAIIVLLFSTISVMTSLVALSFYGASQLKFHWVERYDKLLVGSVLCLVGVLTLIFHDHDHSHHHGEVASVGQHLHRKIISM, from the exons ATGGATAGTTTCACCGCCGAAGATCTGTCCACAATCGGAGGAATCGCCACCGTATCGATTCTCCATTCATTCATTCCTACACACTGGCTTCCTTTCTCCATTGTCGGTCGTGCTCAGAAATGGACCCTTTCAAGAACCCTTCTTGTTA CTGCATTTGGAGCAATTTTGCATGTAATATCCACTTCACTGCTTGGTATAACAGCAATCACCATGGCAAACACCATTGCTGGTGAAGAAACAGTGCATAAGCTTGCCTCACTTTTGCTCGTATTTCTCGGTGGCATGTATATTATATTGTTTCTTATGGGAAAGGGTGGCCATAGTCATTCACACAACCAACCTATGGAGAAAATGGCTGTAGCTGGGCTTATTCTTGTTCCTGCATTGTCTCCTTGTGCTACAACACTTCCAGTATTTCTTGCTGTTGGAAATTCATCTTCCATGATGGTGCTTGCCATCATAGTTCTGCTATTCAG CACAATTTCTGTGATGACTTCACTAGTAGCATTGTCATTTTACGGGGCCAGTCAGCTGAAGTTTCATTGGGTGGAGCGGTACGACAAACTTCTAGTCGGTTCAGTACTGTGTTTAGTAGGAGTTTTGACCCTAATTTTTCATGATCATGATCATAGTCATCATCATGGAGAAGTAGCTTCTGTTGGACAGCATCTGCATAGAAAGATTATTTCCATGTGA